A genome region from Deltaproteobacteria bacterium includes the following:
- a CDS encoding ADP-ribosylglycohydrolase family protein, translating to MTGNGAAMVLASFVGDALALGVHWIYDTAKIKEQYGRVAEFIAPGQESYHPGKKRGEFTHYGDQALVLLESVAASRGLILEDFAQRWRALFHNYHGYYDAATKGALRQFGKGKSPQESGSPSDDLAGASRIAPLVYCYQHDVDALIQAARVQTRMTHKDELTVDCAELFARVAWDVLKGSSPRPTIKEVSQQHFTDSPLSAWVEEGLATIGQESVAVIKTFGQTCHTPEAFPGVIHLIAKYENDLEEGLVQAIMAGGDSAARGMAVGMILGAHLGEDSIPAAWLTDMKKGPYIRELLQRLG from the coding sequence ATGACGGGAAATGGGGCAGCCATGGTGCTGGCCTCCTTTGTGGGCGACGCCCTGGCTCTGGGGGTGCACTGGATCTATGACACTGCCAAAATCAAGGAGCAGTATGGCAGGGTGGCTGAGTTTATCGCGCCCGGGCAAGAATCCTACCATCCCGGCAAGAAAAGAGGCGAATTCACCCATTATGGTGATCAGGCCCTGGTGCTCCTGGAGTCTGTCGCTGCCAGCAGGGGCCTTATTCTGGAGGACTTTGCCCAACGGTGGCGGGCCTTGTTCCATAACTACCACGGCTACTACGACGCTGCCACCAAAGGAGCGCTGCGGCAGTTTGGCAAGGGCAAATCACCGCAGGAGTCAGGATCTCCTTCCGATGACCTGGCCGGAGCCTCACGGATTGCTCCACTCGTCTATTGTTACCAGCACGATGTCGACGCCCTGATCCAGGCAGCCAGAGTCCAGACCAGAATGACCCACAAGGACGAACTCACCGTTGACTGTGCCGAGCTTTTCGCCAGGGTTGCCTGGGACGTTCTCAAAGGCTCGTCGCCTCGCCCAACCATCAAGGAAGTCAGTCAGCAGCACTTCACCGATTCTCCTCTTAGTGCATGGGTGGAGGAAGGGCTGGCCACGATAGGGCAGGAAAGTGTGGCCGTCATAAAAACTTTTGGTCAGACCTGTCACACCCCTGAAGCCTTTCCTGGGGTGATCCACCTCATTGCCAAGTATGAAAACGATCTCGAGGAAGGGCTGGTTCAGGCAATAATGGCGGGAGGCGACTCAGCAGCCCGCGGCATGGCTGTGGGCATGATACTGGGTGCTCATCTGGGAGAAGACAGCATTCCCGCTGCCTGGCTGACAGACATGAAAAAGGGCCCCTACATCAGGGAACTTCTCCAGCGCCTTGGCTAG
- a CDS encoding M23 family metallopeptidase, with the protein MSLALSCFPIRYPSRLARQDTVVVSRLKLGECPQEITFKNDYHESRDRGRLHHAIDIFGSIGLQVVATRPGVVAQHWNYGGAMAGAPRGGKTESNGYYVRLVDDEGYVHLYGHLLTTPSVTAGDRVEAGQLLGELGESGLAADSCPHLHYQIKQPMQLSKKRSYALLMDGVYYSTRGGKSLNPYQELVRLCVAAGGVPAYDSSYVLPPEGLL; encoded by the coding sequence ATGAGCCTGGCGCTCTCATGTTTTCCCATCCGTTATCCTTCGAGGCTTGCCCGCCAGGATACGGTTGTGGTTTCTCGGTTAAAACTCGGCGAATGCCCCCAGGAGATCACCTTCAAAAATGATTACCATGAATCCAGGGACCGAGGCAGGCTGCACCATGCCATAGACATATTCGGCTCCATTGGCTTGCAGGTTGTTGCCACTCGCCCTGGAGTAGTCGCCCAACACTGGAATTATGGCGGAGCAATGGCAGGTGCGCCGCGAGGCGGCAAGACCGAGAGCAACGGCTACTATGTGCGCCTCGTGGACGATGAAGGGTACGTGCACCTCTATGGCCACCTGCTGACGACGCCTTCGGTCACTGCTGGCGACAGGGTGGAGGCCGGCCAGCTGCTTGGCGAGCTGGGAGAGTCCGGCCTGGCAGCTGATTCGTGTCCCCATCTCCATTATCAGATAAAACAGCCCATGCAGCTGTCAAAAAAGCGATCATACGCTTTGCTAATGGACGGAGTGTATTACAGTACACGAGGAGGCAAGTCCCTGAATCCCTACCAGGAGCTCGTTCGCTTGTGTGTAGCAGCTGGTGGAGTGCCAGCCTATGATAGCAGTTACGTGCTGCCTCCAGAAGGGTTGCTCTGA
- a CDS encoding citrate (Si)-synthase, which yields SELLERVAKEEFRKRKGRDIYTNVDFYSASLYYMMGIPMDLFTPIFAISRVAGWTAHVIEEQFAEAAPKPMLYRPESEYVGEYCGPEVCTFEPLEAR from the coding sequence GTCCGAGCTTCTGGAACGGGTAGCCAAAGAGGAGTTTCGCAAGCGGAAGGGCAGGGACATCTATACCAACGTGGACTTTTACAGCGCCTCACTCTATTACATGATGGGAATCCCTATGGATCTTTTTACCCCTATCTTTGCCATTTCCAGAGTAGCCGGTTGGACAGCACACGTGATCGAGGAGCAGTTTGCTGAGGCAGCTCCCAAGCCCATGCTCTATCGGCCTGAATCTGAATACGTGGGAGAGTATTGCGGTCCGGAAGTTTGCACCTTCGAACCGCTCGAAGCGCGCTAA